The window TAAAAGTAAAGGACATGGAAGGATGGGTAGCTTCATGGCTTACCTCCTCTTCTAAGTCTAGTGAATCTTCAAAGAGCAGCTCCGATGAGTCAAGTTCTATTATTTCACAAGTGGATCATTTGAATGTACGTGCTGAGCCATCTGTCTCGTCGTCTGTTTTAAGTCAGCTGAACACTGGTGATGAAGCTAAGGTGCTTTCTAGTGAAACAAACTGGGTCCAAATTTCGTTTAATGGCAGTATTGGATGGGTTTCTACAGACTATGTAACTATTACTAAACTGGAAGAGGAAAAACAAAGCAATTCTTCCGAGGAAGAAAAAGAAAGTTACGTTAATTCAGAAGAATCTAACATTAAAATTGACCCAAAATTATTTACTATTGCTGTAGATGCATTAAATATTCGAAAAAAACCGGATTTATCATCCAGAAAGATTGGAACAGCCAAAAAAGGTGAACAATACGAGGTTCTAGAAAGAAATAATAATTGGGTAAAAATACAATTTGGTAAAAAGGTTGGCTGGGTTTATAGTTTTTACGGAACATTTCAAGTGAATGAAAAGATAACTGCTTCAGCAGATCCAGACGAAACAGAGAATAAAGACATATACGTAACAGTTATATATAATGGGACAAACCTTCGAGAAAATCCTTCCACATCTTCAAATGTCGTGGTCCACGCAAATGCGGGTGAACGATATAAGATTCTTGCAACAGAGGGTGACTGGTACAAGGTAGAAGTTGATAAAAACACAATTGCCTATGTAGCTAATTGGGTAGTTTCGGAGAATCTAGACAATGACTCAGTAATGAACGGGGTCCAAAAAGAGGAAGAACCTAAGAAAGAAGTACGGAAAAAAGGCACTTTAAAAGGGGTAACCCTTGTTATTGACCCAGGGCATGGAGGAAATGATAAAGGAACTACCGGAGCTCGTGGCACAAATGAAAAAGATATTAACTTAAAAACAGTGGAATTATTAAAATCTAAACTACGTTCTGCTGGTGCTGAAGTTATCATGACACGTGAATCTGATGTTTATGTTGACCTTCGTAAGAGGGTATCCATTTCACATCAATATGAGTCGGATGCCTTTATCAGTATTCATTATGATGCAACCGATGATAGTTCCATATCCGGTTTCACCACATACTACACAAATAGCTATCAACAGGAGTTAGCGAAATATGTCCATGAAGGTCTTTCAAAGAAAGTGACAATTCGAGATCGCGGTGTTCAACCCGGAAACTATTTGGTTACTCGTGAAAATAAACAGGCGGCGATTTTAATTGAACTAGGTTATTTAAGTAATCCTAGTGAGGAGAGTATCGTGACAACCGATTTTTATCGTGAACAAGCAACATTAGGTATCTATCAAGGAATTTTGAATTACTTTGACGCACAACTGAAAAAATAATACAGAGGCTAACCCAAAACTTGTTATTGGGTTAGCTTCTTTCGGTTTGTAACTAAAAAAAGAGGTTTGACAAAAGAGCCGATTCACGAACTCTTTAGTCAACCTCTTCACAATTATTCTTTAGGCTTTGATTCAACGATTATTGTTACTGGTCCATCATTTACTAAAGACACATCCATCATTGCTCCAAAGACCCCTGTTTCTACTTGTAAACCATGTGAAGATCTTAACTCTTCATTAAACGCTTCCCACAAAGGAAGAGCTGTTTCTGGTCTTGCAGCTTCAATAAAACTTGGTCTTCTTCCCTTTCTTGTATCGGCATAGAGTGTGAATTGCGATACAGATAGAATAGCCCCACCATGTTCTACAAGGGAATGATTCATCTTGCCTTCTTCATCTTCCCAAAGTCTAAGTTCAGAAACCTTTTTTGCAACATATCGAACATCTTCTAGTGTGTCTTCATGAGTCAAACCAACTAATAAGACGTAACCAGACTCGATTGCTCCTGTTACTTGTCCATCAACTGTAACGGATGCTTCCTTACTTCTTTGAATAACTACTCGCATAAATTTACCTCTGACTCATTTAATTTATTACACGTTGAACTGAATAAATATCTGGCAGCTGTTTAATTCTCTCTACTACTTTGTGCAATCCTGATATATTGGAAATTGAAATCGTTAAGTGAATTGTGGCAATCTTATCATGATCGGCACGTCCTGTTACGGCAAGAATATTCGTTTTCGCTTCACTAACAGCGTGCATCACGTCATTTAGAATCCCTGGACGATCAAATGCGGAAACTTCAATATCAACCGGGTATTCTTTACGAATTTGTGTTTCACTATGCTCCCATTCGACTTCGATTAGACGATCAGCATTTTCGCCTTCTTGGATGTTCGGACAATCAGCTCGATGAACCGATACACCGCGCCCTTTCGTAATAAATCCGACAATTTCATCTCCTGGAACCGGCGTACAGCAACGTGATAATCGGATCAGTAGATTATCAATTCCTTTTACAATTACCCCTGATTCAGTTCGACGTTTTTTCGCCTGATTGTTTTGCATTTCTTTAACTATTTTTTCTAGCGCTTCCTCTTGTTCCCGTTCTTTTCGTTTCTTCTCAGCTAATCGATTGACAATTTGTTGTGCTGTTATGCCACCTACACCAACTGCAGCATATAGATCTTCTTCATTTGTATAATTTAATTTATCTAATACACGTTTAATATTTTCTGAGGATAATACTTCTTTTGCATCAAAATCTTGAGACTTAATTTCCTTCTCTATTAAATCCTTGCCTTTTAGAATATTATCTTCACGTAAATGTTTCTTAAAGAATTGTTTTATTTTATTTTTCGCTTGAGAGCTTTGTGCTAATTTCAACCAATCTCGACTTGGCCCAAAGGATTGTTTGGATGTTAAAATTTCAATTATATCACCAGTTTTTAAAGGTGTATCTAAGGGAACCATCTTTCCATTTACTTTCGCACCGATTGTTCGGTTTCCTACTTCTGAATGGACACGATAGGCAAAATCAATCGGAACCGAGCCCGATGGCAGCTCAATAACATCCCCTTTTGGTGTAAACACATAAACCATATCGGAGAATAAATCGAATTTTAAAGATTCCATAAACTCTTCAGCATTAGAGGATTCATTTTGGAACTCTAAAATTTCACGGAACCATGTTAATTTTTGATCTATTGTTTCTTTATCCCCGTTAACAGATTTACCCTCTTTATATGCCCAGTGTGCAGCAATCCCGTACTCGGCAATTTGATGCATATCTCGCGTACGAATCTGTACTTCCAAAGGGTCCCCATATGGTCCGATGACTGTCGTGTGAAGTGATTGATATAGATTTTGTTTTGGCATAGCTATATAATCCTTGAAGCGACCAGGCATTGGCTTCCATAATGTATGTACAATTCCAAGTACAGCGTAACAATCTTTAATGCTATCCACTAGCACACGTACGGCTAATAGGTCATAAATTTCGTTGAACTGTTTATTTTGTAATACCATTTTCCGATAAATGCTATAGATATGTTTTGGACGACCGGAAATATCTGCATCAATCTCCACATCTCCTAATTGAGACTTCACTTCGTTCATAACATT is drawn from Lysinibacillus sp. SGAir0095 and contains these coding sequences:
- a CDS encoding SH3 domain-containing protein, whose protein sequence is MHHKPLKYFISLILLFSLLSPYTYETKTAFATNEESDLVVSADILYLREGAGLSYPILTTLKKGEGLTFIEKKDDWYHVKVKDMEGWVASWLTSSSKSSESSKSSSDESSSIISQVDHLNVRAEPSVSSSVLSQLNTGDEAKVLSSETNWVQISFNGSIGWVSTDYVTITKLEEEKQSNSSEEEKESYVNSEESNIKIDPKLFTIAVDALNIRKKPDLSSRKIGTAKKGEQYEVLERNNNWVKIQFGKKVGWVYSFYGTFQVNEKITASADPDETENKDIYVTVIYNGTNLRENPSTSSNVVVHANAGERYKILATEGDWYKVEVDKNTIAYVANWVVSENLDNDSVMNGVQKEEEPKKEVRKKGTLKGVTLVIDPGHGGNDKGTTGARGTNEKDINLKTVELLKSKLRSAGAEVIMTRESDVYVDLRKRVSISHQYESDAFISIHYDATDDSSISGFTTYYTNSYQQELAKYVHEGLSKKVTIRDRGVQPGNYLVTRENKQAAILIELGYLSNPSEESIVTTDFYREQATLGIYQGILNYFDAQLKK
- a CDS encoding bifunctional (p)ppGpp synthetase/guanosine-3',5'-bis(diphosphate) 3'-pyrophosphohydrolase yields the protein MAKEQILTPEDVFALVKAYMNDEHVAFVKKAYEVANEAHKEQSRSSGEPYIIHPIQVAGILAELQMDPETVSAGFLHDVVEDTTVTREDLVNEFSEEVAMLVDGVTKLGKIKYLSKKEQQAENHRKMFVAMAQDIRVILIKLADRLHNMRTLKHLSAEKQRRISNETLEIFAPLAHRLGISKVKWELEDTALRYLNPQQYYRIVSLMKRKRVEREAYLDNVMNEVKSQLGDVEIDADISGRPKHIYSIYRKMVLQNKQFNEIYDLLAVRVLVDSIKDCYAVLGIVHTLWKPMPGRFKDYIAMPKQNLYQSLHTTVIGPYGDPLEVQIRTRDMHQIAEYGIAAHWAYKEGKSVNGDKETIDQKLTWFREILEFQNESSNAEEFMESLKFDLFSDMVYVFTPKGDVIELPSGSVPIDFAYRVHSEVGNRTIGAKVNGKMVPLDTPLKTGDIIEILTSKQSFGPSRDWLKLAQSSQAKNKIKQFFKKHLREDNILKGKDLIEKEIKSQDFDAKEVLSSENIKRVLDKLNYTNEEDLYAAVGVGGITAQQIVNRLAEKKRKEREQEEALEKIVKEMQNNQAKKRRTESGVIVKGIDNLLIRLSRCCTPVPGDEIVGFITKGRGVSVHRADCPNIQEGENADRLIEVEWEHSETQIRKEYPVDIEVSAFDRPGILNDVMHAVSEAKTNILAVTGRADHDKIATIHLTISISNISGLHKVVERIKQLPDIYSVQRVIN
- the dtd gene encoding D-aminoacyl-tRNA deacylase; the protein is MRVVIQRSKEASVTVDGQVTGAIESGYVLLVGLTHEDTLEDVRYVAKKVSELRLWEDEEGKMNHSLVEHGGAILSVSQFTLYADTRKGRRPSFIEAARPETALPLWEAFNEELRSSHGLQVETGVFGAMMDVSLVNDGPVTIIVESKPKE